In Oncorhynchus clarkii lewisi isolate Uvic-CL-2024 chromosome 2, UVic_Ocla_1.0, whole genome shotgun sequence, one DNA window encodes the following:
- the LOC139367286 gene encoding guanine nucleotide-exchange factor SEC12-like isoform X2 has translation MGKRRMPDLYRAPFPLYTIKVDPKTGWVITAGGGGGSKTGIKNAVHFLGLELVGDQHCATLVHSHDTDTRATMNLAIGGDVIAAGQDGRCSLMRFRQRQPRGKDGGGSEQGAARRRAGKGGKGSEGAAARGNVSEMNDNTTQISVDTFGEVQSDLNPQDPLQKCVRFSPDLSLLLTGGTDGHIRVWEYPSLKEKLDFKAHEGEIEDLDISPNNKHLVTVGRDFACSIWSGNQLAMSLCWHEKMPQIAAKSYRYMSCRFGKVEDQKDTLRLYTVQIPHKRDRKPPQCYLSKWDGQNFLPMLTNPCGTEVISTLAVSDSGTFLGLGTVTGSVAIYVAFSLQKLYYVQECHGIVVTDLAFLPDTPKGQSLKGNNEAAMLSVAVDSRCQMHTVRNRRSFPIWLVLFFCGLMVVGAILLLQHLFPGFI, from the exons GTATAGGGCCCCCTTCCCCCTCTACACAATCAAAGTGGACCCCAAAACAGGATGGGTGATCACTGCAGGAGGGGGAGGCGGTTCCAAGACGGGCATAAAGAATGCAGTG CACTTCCTGGGTTTGGAGTTGGTAGGAGACCAGCACTGTGCCACCCTGGTGCACTCTCATGACACAGACACGCGTGCCACCATGAACCTGGCAATAGGCGGGGACGTGATCGCCGCAGGGCAGGACGGCAGATGCAGCCTCATGCGCTTCAGACAACGCCAGCCCAGGGGCAAAGACG GGGGTGGCAGTGAGCAGGGTGCAGCTAGGAGACGAGCTGGGAAAGGGGGTAAGGGTAGTGAGGGAGCTGCTGCTAGGGGCAATGTGTCTGAGATGAATGATAACACCACCCAGATCTCTGTTGACACGTTTGGGGAGGTGCAGTCGGACCTCAACCCCCAGGACCCCCTCCAGAAGTGTGTGAGGTTCAGTCCTGATCTCAGCCTCCTATTGACTGGCGGGACAGACGGACACATCAGAGTGTGGGAG TACCCCTCCTTAAAAGAGAAGTTGGACTTCAAAGCCCATGAGGGGGAAATTGAAGACTTGGACATCAGTCCGAATAACAAG CACCTTGTGACGGTGGGCCGGGACTTTGCCTGCAGTATATGGAGTGGCAACCAGCTAGCCATGAGCCTCTGTTGGCATGAGAAGATGCCTCAGATAGCAGCAAAGTCATACCGCTATATGTCTTGCAG GTTTGGAAAAGTCGAGGACCAGAAAGACACCCTGAGGCTCTACACCGTCCAGATCCCCCACAAACGAGACAGAAAACCTCCACAATGCTACCTCTCTAAATGGGACGGCCAGAATTTCCTACCCATGCTGACGAACCCCTGCGGCACTGAGGTCATCTCCACCCTGGCTGTCAG TGACTCTGGAACTTTTCTCGGCCTTGGGACAGTGACGGGATCAGTAGCAATCTATGTCGCCTTTTCACTACag AAGTTGTACTATGTGCAGGAGTGCCACGGCATTGTGGTGACCGATCTGGCTTTCCTGCCTGACACTCCCAAAGGTCAGAGCCTCAAAGGGAACAACGAGGCAGCCATGTTGAGTGTGGCTGTGGACAGCCGCTGTCAGATGCACACGGTACGAAACCGAA GATCCTTCCCTATCTGGCTGGTGCTGTTCTTCTGTGGCCTCATGGTGGTGGGAGCCATCCTGCTCCTGCAGCACCTCTTCCCAGGATTCATTTAG
- the LOC139367286 gene encoding guanine nucleotide-exchange factor SEC12-like isoform X1: MGKRRMPDLYRAPFPLYTIKVDPKTGWVITAGGGGGSKTGIKNAVHFLGLELVGDQHCATLVHSHDTDTRATMNLAIGGDVIAAGQDGRCSLMRFRQRQPRGKDAGGGSEQGAARRRAGKGGKGSEGAAARGNVSEMNDNTTQISVDTFGEVQSDLNPQDPLQKCVRFSPDLSLLLTGGTDGHIRVWEYPSLKEKLDFKAHEGEIEDLDISPNNKHLVTVGRDFACSIWSGNQLAMSLCWHEKMPQIAAKSYRYMSCRFGKVEDQKDTLRLYTVQIPHKRDRKPPQCYLSKWDGQNFLPMLTNPCGTEVISTLAVSDSGTFLGLGTVTGSVAIYVAFSLQKLYYVQECHGIVVTDLAFLPDTPKGQSLKGNNEAAMLSVAVDSRCQMHTVRNRRSFPIWLVLFFCGLMVVGAILLLQHLFPGFI; encoded by the exons GTATAGGGCCCCCTTCCCCCTCTACACAATCAAAGTGGACCCCAAAACAGGATGGGTGATCACTGCAGGAGGGGGAGGCGGTTCCAAGACGGGCATAAAGAATGCAGTG CACTTCCTGGGTTTGGAGTTGGTAGGAGACCAGCACTGTGCCACCCTGGTGCACTCTCATGACACAGACACGCGTGCCACCATGAACCTGGCAATAGGCGGGGACGTGATCGCCGCAGGGCAGGACGGCAGATGCAGCCTCATGCGCTTCAGACAACGCCAGCCCAGGGGCAAAGACG CAGGGGGTGGCAGTGAGCAGGGTGCAGCTAGGAGACGAGCTGGGAAAGGGGGTAAGGGTAGTGAGGGAGCTGCTGCTAGGGGCAATGTGTCTGAGATGAATGATAACACCACCCAGATCTCTGTTGACACGTTTGGGGAGGTGCAGTCGGACCTCAACCCCCAGGACCCCCTCCAGAAGTGTGTGAGGTTCAGTCCTGATCTCAGCCTCCTATTGACTGGCGGGACAGACGGACACATCAGAGTGTGGGAG TACCCCTCCTTAAAAGAGAAGTTGGACTTCAAAGCCCATGAGGGGGAAATTGAAGACTTGGACATCAGTCCGAATAACAAG CACCTTGTGACGGTGGGCCGGGACTTTGCCTGCAGTATATGGAGTGGCAACCAGCTAGCCATGAGCCTCTGTTGGCATGAGAAGATGCCTCAGATAGCAGCAAAGTCATACCGCTATATGTCTTGCAG GTTTGGAAAAGTCGAGGACCAGAAAGACACCCTGAGGCTCTACACCGTCCAGATCCCCCACAAACGAGACAGAAAACCTCCACAATGCTACCTCTCTAAATGGGACGGCCAGAATTTCCTACCCATGCTGACGAACCCCTGCGGCACTGAGGTCATCTCCACCCTGGCTGTCAG TGACTCTGGAACTTTTCTCGGCCTTGGGACAGTGACGGGATCAGTAGCAATCTATGTCGCCTTTTCACTACag AAGTTGTACTATGTGCAGGAGTGCCACGGCATTGTGGTGACCGATCTGGCTTTCCTGCCTGACACTCCCAAAGGTCAGAGCCTCAAAGGGAACAACGAGGCAGCCATGTTGAGTGTGGCTGTGGACAGCCGCTGTCAGATGCACACGGTACGAAACCGAA GATCCTTCCCTATCTGGCTGGTGCTGTTCTTCTGTGGCCTCATGGTGGTGGGAGCCATCCTGCTCCTGCAGCACCTCTTCCCAGGATTCATTTAG